DNA sequence from the Malus sylvestris chromosome 10, drMalSylv7.2, whole genome shotgun sequence genome:
AAGGGCCACTCATCATTGGTTGCTGGCAACTTTGGAACATGATCTTGTGGTGAACGCAAATTGTGATGCAATGATGTTGCAGGTGCCCCATCTTGATTATTACCACTATGATTATGGGGGTTTGGCACGGTGGAAGCCTTGGCTTGCGGCCTGCCCATCTTAACAATGTCGGCCATGGAAACTTGACCCGGAACCCCTACCCATGCAGACTGATATCCTGCAGAAGGCTGTGAGGATGACAATATTCCATCATCTGTGCTTAGTGCTGGGATTTTATTTTCACTCCCCACAGAATCGCTGCAACAGATTTTACAAATAGATGAGCAACACTATCAGGTATGTATCATACCCATGTTTTAACATGAATGGCAATCTATTCCACCCCAAGATCTATCaatgtaataaaaaaatgacCAGCAAGAGAAAACTTCTACAGACATACACATGCAAACAAACCACGTAAGATTTATGTAGAGCATGTTTTCaaattcaagttttcaaaagaGTACAAAAGAACATGAATAAACAGATGAGGGTTACCTCTAACTTtcttaaaattaataattatatcGTTTAGTCGCATTTTATGCTCTAAAtcagagaaaaaagagagacaaAGAACTGTATCAGTTTGAGGTTTAATATTTATAACCTGTAGGATGTAGGTCGTCGACCTGTGTTATGTCCCGCCATGACAGATGCAGAACCTGGATAAGCATGTGTTCCATTTTCCTTCTTGTATGCAGGCTTACCATGCGAAAAACCAGAATCTGCgagaaaaagaaacagaaaggCGAGACTAAGTTTTTACGTTCGGCAGAAATTTGCAAACTATGTAAACACAGTATTATCCAACTTTAATTGCTCTGGTCCACCACATACCATTAGAGCTATAGTGGTTTGATCCGCCACGTGCAGAATAACGGTCACCACCTCTAGCACCATAACTTGAAGTGTTATTCGCCCCACGGGACCTGGAGTCCGTCGGTTCCTTACTCTGAAGAAAAATATGAGAGAGCGTGTGTGTGTATTACATTAAAAAGGGATACAAAAACCATGCCAACTACCATAAACACAAGAAAAGCATAAGACTAAATCATATTACTAACAAAAGCAGACCCCTTATCAATGTATGGGAAAAGATAAGTATATTTGTTATTTAGCAGATAAAGAGCAGAATAACTCAAATATAGAgcaaaataaaatatacaaaaaggaGTACACCCTGAAACAGATATCTAACGATCCGCCCATACAATCAATGTTTCAAATATATAGTGTAAGAAGATAACATCACATATTCTCAGAACATAAACCACGAAGAGAGCAAGGGATGGGAGgtaaatgacaaaacatgaacTTGAAATTATGCAAATGACACGCACGcacctcttttttcttttctcgttTGCTCCTCACTTCATGAAAAGGATCTACACAAATTATAAGCCTTACATTAGAAGTAGTTACAACAAAAACATATATCTTTACGGAATCACATTCATATAAGCACTAAGACCTATAGAGGCTCAACCTACGAAACAAAAAATTACAGAAGAGAGATCATATTTCAACTTTCAACCGCGATTTTACCAACCAAGCTTCACAAGCAGCATGCTTAAAGAACAACAttaaagttttaacaaaaattaaaacacttaagaaattcATTGATTTCACGTCTTCCAAAGTACGATTGAATGAATGAGtgtgggtgagagagagagagagagagataggacCCTGGAAACTAAATACAtatacaaaaactcaaaattgggaAATATCCCAGCAAatcataaaatatatttttttgaaaaattatagACCAAATAGTAGGGAAAGCACAAAACTTGATAAACCAAATGAACAATTTCCTTCAACCCAATAAATATTTTCCCTTAATAAACCAGAAAACCCACTGGACTGTCACTAATACAGTAATACTACAGCTATGCCTCAGTCCAAttctaattttctgatttgccctaaaattggaaagaaacaaaaaaacccaaatcttcaaattaaaaaattagacaaataaatttgaaaagagTAAAgcttgtagagagagagattggggGAGGACCTTGGGCCAGGAGGCGATTAACGGCTTCGTTAGGGTCCATGTTACAGTCTTTAAGCATAGCGTAGATCTCCTGCTCAGTGCAGTTATTCACAATCTCCTTCAAGCTCTGTACCATCTTCCGAGATCCCGCCGGTATGCCGGAAATCCCAGTATTGCCCTTGCCATTGCTGGCCACGCCTCCGCCGCCTCTCCcgctcattctctctctctctctctccctcccgcTGTGAGAAAACCCTTATTAGATCTGAGACTGCCGATACGGCGTCGTATTGGGTTTATAGCCGTTCGCCTCTCTCTCTGTGGTTCCGCCGCTGCTGCCAAACAGAACgaacaaggaagaagaagaagatgaagataaaTATccaaagtctctctctctcagtcttGCACCGAAAACCCTCCTTTCgctctttcctttttctttcctctGTGAGCgtgcaatttttattttattttatattattttccgTTTCGCAAATTTAAGGGTTTGATTCTATTAGGAATTTAATGATTTTATTGGGTTATAAATTCATGTTGATTAAGGAGTTTTATAAACTGTATGTAAATTTTGAGTGAAATTATTTGAAATCGTATTCGATTgaaattttgagggatttttgTTGATTTGCAGGATATTAATTTTGATATAGTTTAAtaatttctaaggattttatgtaaaattttgcaTGACTCAAATATTTACGAATAAATGTGAGTTTTGAGAATgcttaaaataaactaaaaatctctcaaattcctcaaatcttgattgaatactcctgaatttgtaaaaaaaaataaaaaaatccatcaaaatctcaattgaatacaccgtCCTTAAAGAAAatgcataattttttaaaacctaaaaacACTATTAAATCCatccaaattctttaaaatcctacaTATTTAAAATACcataaaatcaaattctaattgattATAGAGTCTTGTAAACtactttaaaattcaaaatggatacactcaaattttataaagttttataaaaacttttaaaatcttaattgaaaaGTCATAGACTTCTATGAACtcacttaaaattttgattgaagaTGTATGAATTTATAAACCCTTTAACTtctaattgaaatttttttttctcttttaaagCCCACTGGGCCACTACGATtggtttaattttaaaaataatttttaaattttaaaacccCACTAAAGTAATTACTGTGATTATTCCCTAGGGCACtactaaaacaaaatttgaatttcaaattatagcaactccacccatggagccctctcccctggcaatccactattcaatccaccctattgaacagtaactgccttaaatgaatagtaactaccattaatgtacagtaattgtcatttacatctccacccttgcaaccctccccctggcaataagcaattaaaataatagttttttttgtttgtttaaataataaaaaattgcaaaagctctctctctctctgacacaaaaaaataaaaaattgcaaagcccTCGGGCCATaggcccgtcgactccccacccccccTCACTCGAGCTCCCATCGTCGCTCGGCCTCCACAAGGCTGGACCTCTCTCCACCGGGCCTCCGGCCCCTTCTTCTCcactgtcccccgagcaacccacatgggtggagttgctcttattaaaaatattatttttataaactaTAAataatctttcttttctttttttgttaattggcATCACATATTTTCGTCTCATACAAATAATTTATTACTATAATGTCAAATTATCTTACAAAGAATATGATTCTAAAAATTAttagatggttttttttttgttttgaaattatTAAATGGTTCACACACAAGTTATGTGTATTGAGCACAGTGGCAATGTTAGTCAAAATGTGTGTAACCCTAACAACAATATAACTTTTTGCAACGCTAtttgaaatatattttcttcaacAAAATTTATATTGTAGTTCGCCGAagtaattttgaaaaaaaaaaaaaaaaagctcagcAACCTCGAATTAGCTCTTTatccagcaacaacaacaacaaaacatttTTCCACTAAGTGGAGTCGACTATATGAATCCTataacgtcattgcgctcggttatgtgtcatgtcctccgttagatccaagtactctaagtcttttcttagagtctcttccaaaattttcctaggtcttcctctacctcttCGGCCAtggacctctgtcccgtagttgCATCTTATAACCGATGCATCAATAggcattctttgcacatgtccaaatcaccataaccgattttctctcatctttccttcaatttcggctactcttattttacctcgaatatcctcattcctaatcttatcttttctcttgtgcccacacatccaacgaagcatcctcatctccgctacacccattttatgtacgtgttgatgcttcaccgcccgaACTAGCGACCAAATTAATTTCATATCTcatgaattaattttgaatGAGATGATCAATTACATAATAAAAAAGACAAATatgtgattatacaattggcaATTGGATAGATTTTTAAGATTTCTCCCATCGCAGATTTACATCTTTCACAAGTCCCGTTACTTGATGTCTAATTTTTTCCTCGATTGTTCGAAGAATCATAATTTCTTCATACGAATCCTAAttagtatttaaaaaaaatcataatccaTCATAAATTAAACAAGACTAATGTATATTATGTGCATTATACAAACCCTATGACTCATACATTATTCAAATACTATGAGAGGGATGGACGCGCCTTTAAAGTGAGTGCAAGGAGTCATTGGTGCTTATCCTAAAGCTTTCATACGTCGGCAAGACGTACCAAACTAATCTTATCTCTATCTCAATCTCGAGAAATTTTTTATGACGGaaacacaagtggtacatcacgtgtttttatgtaagtggtgaaaatttttattttttaaattattaattttttaacatatatattctactatttgtataataacatataatGTACTATTCCGTGTATCGATtaaactgaaaaatctctcaatcTCAATCCAGTCCGTCCAAACTAATGAAGGAAAATCTAGTATCTTCTCGTACCAGTTCAGTCCAAGACTCCAAGCCATGTTtgacaatccaacacttggcgCACGAAGGATTGGACAGTGGGAAACCTACCCAACAGCTGGCCCTGGCCCACCGGCCTCTGTCCTAACCCGGACTGGATTAAACTTCGGAAGAGGATCTCTTCGATTTCACTTTAAAGATTCTCATATTTGAATCGTTTATCATATATTATGCAgttaatttttatcaaatattatttatatttaattttaaataaataattaaataatttttaaccgtaTGATTCATAATGAATAACTAAAATATGAGAATTCTTAAAATTATTACAATTTGAATCCGAATGGGATGCACCCAAACAGCCCCCTTCACACGGTCCTATTTGGTCAAGAGTCAAGACTCAAGACGCCGCGTATTTAAaagattctttttttatttttgttgggcCGGGAAACTTTTATTTCCATCAGTTGGGCCGACGAAGCCCTAATTGGAGCCCTGGGTGGGGCCCAGTCGCTCGGTTTTTCTTCGCTGTCGCGTTCCACAGCGATTGAGTTTTCTTCTCCGCTGTCGCCGGAGTATTGTCGCGAGGAAGAGGAGGTGAAGCGGCGGCCGCGATCAATGAGGGGATTGTGGAGGAGGCTTGGGAAAATCGTGAATGACATCTTTATCAACACCGGTCGCTTGAGCTCATTCCCTGAAAAATGGCAGGTACACAAGTGTGCATAAGTAGAATATCATGGAGAGGGTTATGATGCAATCCGTGGAAAAACACGCGgcgaagcttttttttttttttttctggagtTAAATTCTGCATGCAAGGTCCGTCCGGAGGCAGTGAGATCGTCGTGTGCTATTTGCATGGTGGACTTTTTCTGCGTCCAAGAAAAAGATAATTACTCGGTTGCCATGCCTGCACCTTTATCATATAAATTGCATTGCAGGGTGGCTGCGTACCAAGCAATTGTGGTGCCCACTGCGCCGGTATCTCATGCCAATGCCAATTGAGGAAGCGGCCAAGCCGCCAGAACCCTCAGAGATGAATTTGCATAAGCTGTTCATGATGTCTGCAGGTGGTATATTATTAACTTCTGTGATTCTCCGCAGATTATTGAAAAAGTAAAGTTAGAGGCAGTTGTAGCAAAGTTAATTAGGGGATGCAAAATATGAACAGCAATAGCTGAAGCATGTCTTGTATTGTATTGGCCATGTATTTGGCTGTTTTATTTTCCTCCAAGATTTTGAACCTACGAATCAACCTTAAGTTATATATTGTCATGATCCGAAATTTTTTCATGTATATAGCCTACATTAATTCTATTGTGTTTGAGTCGTTATTAATTCCTCCCTTACGAACTTGCAGAGTGAGATTTCTTCTGCATTATTATGTGCCGCAGAATTAACAAGAGATTGCTTATGCATCATAAATCCTTAGGATTTTATTTGAATGACAGCAACGTAAAAGGACAGCATGATCCAAATACATGGTATGAAGGACAACATTTAGCTGCATGTGATGAATCATATACAAGAaaattaatattaggttttttttttaggtcAACAGTATTAGCTAGGGTTAATTTTTCGTGCAAAACAAGGTAAACAGTTGAAGACAAAAACTGTATGACTGCCTTGGAtagaaatacaagttcatatTTACACTGGACTAATTTCTAAATTGATTCGGGAGAGAAGTACAAGTTCTTATCATGTAATCCGATTCTTCTACCTACTTTtctcaaaaataataaataaattccTCTTTTCTTGTAAATCAAGTTAGGTTtaagaaattatattaaattcCTCTAAATtgagtctccctagcattatccatCCATAATTCCATACTATATATCTTCGTTAAATTCTCTCTGTTAATTTAATAGTTGGTGCCTATAATACTATGTCTCAGATATCTGGGCGCTACATACAAGTCCGGTCACGGGAACCGGAGAGTACAAGCGAATCCCTGGCGGAGGTACTGGAAAGCAATGACAATAACGATGCGGTTCGTATCAAATTGCAGTTCTTCAAGGTGATTGGTTTGGTTGATTCAGAAGATGCAATTGCTTCTTTTCCAAGAGACGTTACTTTTGGAGAAGAATACTTCGTAGGTGAAAAACCAATTAGGGTTTGTCTTTCTCGTTTCAAGCTGTTATCTGATGAAGAAAAGAGTGTGTATGTAAAACAACAACTGGCTGGATGTCTGGGGGAAATATTGGGTGTCCCGGAAAGGCTGCAGCCGGAATACATTAAGAAGATATCTCTGCAGGTTGGATTCGCGGTCTCCTCGCGGCCTATTCATCACGTGGTCATGATAACGGAGGCGAGTCTAGAATTACATAGGCTCAAGTTTACGCCTGCTACTAAATCATCCATTGAGGGTTTGGAGAAACTAAGACCACTTGACCTTTGTTTGGAAGATAAAGATCATACAGCGTCGTCGTGTGTCATCTGCATgaagggttttttgggttttgaccATGATGAAGCTGCTTCAACTAGTACTCTCGTGAAGGAACTTACTCGCCTGCCCTGCTTACACCTTTATCATCATGATTGCATTGTGCGATGGCTAGGGATCAGTCACTTGTGTCCTATTTGCCGTTTCCCAATGCCAACCGTGGAAACTGGCGAGCCATCTGAACCGTCACGCCCAAGCCTAATTCGAGAAGTGAGGGAGTCACCAGAATCCTCAGACCGGGCACTGATAGTGGAAGCGAGCCAGCCATCACAGTCCTCAAACTCAATGCGATTTGAGGAAGCGGATGAGCCAGTAGAACCCTCAAACCCAATGCCATCGCAGCGCTCAAGGATGCGTTGGCCTTCCGTGCTCATGATGTCTGCGGGTGGTGCAATGACTGCTGCCCTTCTTTGCAAATTATTGAAGCGCCACAATTAATCAAAAGGCCAAAATATGACTCTTGTTATGATCAATTCCTGCATTAATTGTTCATAGTCAATTTGACTAGAGCATTACGCTCCTCCCTCATCACCCCAAGTTCAAATTTCTCTTCTCGTAGTTTAGGTTAGGATAATAATATCGCTTTCCCCTACAATGTGGGTTTGTATATATTCTTGTGCTTTTTTAATTCCATACCCAAATTTTGCTGTAATTTGTGACCAAGCCATTGCTTAACTTTTATCATTGTTATTTCAAGGAATTCAAAATACGTCCGAATCCAAATTTGGAGGGTTTGCATTACTTTTTAGTTGAAGTTTTAAGGAGATGAACCTTAATTGTCCCGAAACTCCACACCGACCTCAAAAGAAACAGCAAGAAACCGAAATATGTCCTTTCGTGGGTTCAAGAGTTTGATacacaagaagaaaaagacaCATCAATGGGCATGATGGGATGTCTAAAAGGATTGTACGTGCCTAATAAATAACAAGCATGATAAACTGTGCTTGTTGAGTACGTAAGCGTAGTCCGTAGCAACGCTGACTAGAGCATATGTGCTCCTCCTATGCACTCGAGAAGTAAAAAATCGTTCATTGAGTTCACAAGGGCGGATATTAAGGCCAAGTTTCTCCTTTTGCAAAGAACAAACAAGGGCAACTTGTTCTTTGAGAAAGCAAAGGattatcaaattttaaatgaaGTAAGAAAATCGACCAGGAGGAGACAATATTCTCGATTACAGACCACCATATGCCACTCATGAACTCCTCCCTCGACAACTTTAACTTTTTGATTCAGTGCcatgaaaaataaaacacaacaacCTAAACTAAACTAAACAAAAGTACCCCCAAAAACAGTAGAAAGaagagcacaaaacaaagaacacagatcctctccggatctgtGCAACTGGAGCCCGGGAATCAATGGATTCGaaccattaaaatttgattcaacgactaCCAACAGGGaacccctctaaaagttataataattataattgttggatcaaatttcaatggtccggatCCATTGATCCCCGGACTCCGGTTGCATAGATCTGGAGAGGATATGTGTTCCAACACAAAAAggtcaaaaaaatatatatatatatactgcaGCATAGATTCTCGATTTGTTTAGAACCCAAAACATGAGATTTAAATCCGAGGAGATCATTCTTTTTTGCCTTTCTCAATTTCataacacttttctttttttggcaaCCATCTCTTGCTTGCAATATCCAACTTACCCAATTCCCACTTTCACAAGTTTGCTAtattctccctcccttctctcttttcGTCTCTCTTCGATCCAAGAAAGCTATGATTCTTCCTccacatatatataaaatatatatgcaGAGAAAGGACGTAAACTCTTCTTTTTCGCAACACCTCCGCCATTGCTGTTCCTCTTGTGTAGTATATCTTGGCTTCTGCATCGTTGTTTTGAGCCAGGGAGATTACCTGCAATCACAATAACCTGCAAACACACCAAGTGTAGAAGAAGAGAAGTAGCTAGGAGAGATGGGAGTTGGCTCGCTTCGGCATTCTgtattgtttttcttgtttcttctcTTTAGTTCAGGTAATTTTGAATTTCGTTAGTCTCCATTTCTGCCTGGTTCTGTTTCTCTTCCGTGTGTTTCAACACGAGCCTTCCGATCACCAACTTGCTCATTTCCTGACATGATCATCAAGTTTCCTTCATGTCTATGGATTTATGAAGAGATTAAGATTACTATTTCTAACGAGCACTGGATTCGGAAACCAGTCTCTTCTTATTTCGAAAGTATGTGATCATCAAGCACATCTCTACGCCTTGCGACAATTTCAAGTCAAAACTACATGAATTTCGCTAATCCACCTCCTTTGCATATGATCCAAGCATAGGAAACAAGATTATATGCAAGCACAAGAAGCATTTCTTAAATCTGATAACTCTTTCAAATTTATCCAAGCATAGGAAACTAAAATTTTCCATTTATTTCAATGAAAGAATAATAACTTACCATGCTTTTCATATCTTCAGGTTCAAGTGTTCCAAAGAATCCTCCTTTGGAAGCAACCCACCAAAGCAAAACACAAGTGAATCAAGAAAAACATATAGTTTCCTCATCTTCGGTGTATACTACCCAGCTCGATGATATTCCCATTGTCAATCCAagtccaacaacaacaactccCACACCATTTGTGAACCCGACAATATCCCCACCATCACCAACCACAACTCCAACCACAATACCACCGACCCCGCCCCTGGGCCCGACAACTCCCACCACAACTCCAACATCCCCGACAACTCCCACCACAACTCCATCATACCCTACAACTCCCACCACCACTCCATCATCCCCGACAACTCCCACCACAACTCCATCATCCCCGACAACTCCCACCACAACACCATCATCAGGTGGTACTTGGTGTATTGCAAGCCAATCTGCTTCACAAAATGCCTTGCAGGTAGCTCTTGATTATGCTTGTGGCTATGGAGGAGCAGACTGTTCAGCAATTAATCAAGGTGGAAGCTGTTATAACCCAAACACTCTTCACGATCACGCTTCCTACGCCTTCAACGACTACTATCAGAAGAACCCATCTCCTACCAGCTGCAATTTCGGTGGAACAGCTCAACTCACCAACACTGACCCAAGTAAGACATTTCTAGAAATTTGTTTCTATCAAGCTTATCACTTGTCCTAAAAACTTCACTTATCAAAGAAAGAAACACAGAAAGAACTCTCCATTTATTTCAATTGCAAATAGCCTTCTGAACATATAACTCGATATAACTTATACCTATAGCGTCCTAGCTCTTTTTCCAAAAGTTTCAGATCTGCCACTTAACAAATTCAATTCCTGACCTTGCTGTTCTTGTTATGTGTATGCTTAATAAATACTGAACTCCTTGCTCTGCCAAATTGCAGGTACTGGTAGCTGTCGCTTTGTATCTTCCTCATCATCAACCAGGTAACCTTTCATAGCCCTACCTCCAACTTAAAGTAAAACAGAAATCTAATTCTACTTTGCAAATTCAGCATGAACTCACCACCGACAACAATGACACCACCAACGCCAACGATGTCAACAACACCACCAACAACGACATCCCCATACACCCCAAGCATCGCTACACCAGGTGGAGGATCAACAATTTATGGTGACTCGCCAACAGAATCCCCGAACTCAGCAACCTCTATCTCATCTTGCATGCTACCGCTATTCATCATGACTGGGATCTTGGGGTCATTTCTCGCAGAAAATTATGTCTAAAGGGAAACTAAGTTTCAGCTATTCTATCGGCGGTTAGATGGCAAACCATTCATTTGCCAGCATCCTACGTAAAGTTCAACGAGGCCCTGAGATCAAAATGAGCTACTATGTTATCGCTAGGCCTTGTTCCTCACCATTT
Encoded proteins:
- the LOC126587124 gene encoding uncharacterized protein LOC126587124; amino-acid sequence: MGVGSLRHSVLFFLFLLFSSGSSVPKNPPLEATHQSKTQVNQEKHIVSSSSVYTTQLDDIPIVNPSPTTTTPTPFVNPTISPPSPTTTPTTIPPTPPLGPTTPTTTPTSPTTPTTTPSYPTTPTTTPSSPTTPTTTPSSPTTPTTTPSSGGTWCIASQSASQNALQVALDYACGYGGADCSAINQGGSCYNPNTLHDHASYAFNDYYQKNPSPTSCNFGGTAQLTNTDPSTGSCRFVSSSSSTSMNSPPTTMTPPTPTMSTTPPTTTSPYTPSIATPGGGSTIYGDSPTESPNSATSISSCMLPLFIMTGILGSFLAENYV